A portion of the Gammaproteobacteria bacterium genome contains these proteins:
- the hemA gene encoding glutamyl-tRNA reductase, whose amino-acid sequence MSILVVGLNHKTAPVELRERFAFSSDEVERVLASLTSHPSLREAVILSTCNRVEIYTFGVSESVVTQWLCEWCRGGSLVSQDDFLQHGYVFQGIEAVEHLMQVACGLDSLVVGEPEIFGQVKAAFAKACLHKTVGAHLSRLFRQTFQVAKRVRTSTKIGACPVSVASTAVLYAKERMSENPRVLIIGTGQVGSLVAKHAKTLSSRPLMIVSRNFENAKRLANEVCGIAGSLEQLTEYLSQADIIISSTSSQRPIISLETVENISHKILLIDLAVPRDVAPDVAKHPCVTLCQLDQLKAAIQQHVHMRAHAAMQAELLIEESARDFMLSLRTMNADEIITQYRTVMEAHCDIELQKALKANQYGEATELVLKDFSRKLINKMMHLPCVQLRQASVDGRQDFILLASELLGVQKGIKL is encoded by the coding sequence TTGTCGTTGGTTTAAATCATAAAACAGCACCTGTTGAGTTGAGGGAGCGATTTGCGTTTTCATCGGATGAAGTAGAACGGGTACTTGCGTCATTAACATCACATCCTTCGCTGCGCGAAGCGGTGATTCTTTCTACCTGTAATCGTGTGGAAATTTATACTTTCGGGGTATCGGAAAGCGTGGTGACCCAATGGCTATGTGAGTGGTGTAGGGGCGGCTCGCTAGTCTCCCAAGATGATTTTTTACAACATGGATATGTTTTCCAAGGAATAGAAGCAGTAGAACACTTGATGCAGGTTGCGTGTGGTTTAGATTCATTAGTCGTCGGTGAGCCAGAAATCTTTGGACAAGTGAAAGCTGCGTTTGCCAAAGCGTGTCTTCATAAAACCGTTGGCGCGCACTTAAGCCGACTTTTTCGTCAAACTTTTCAAGTAGCCAAGCGTGTACGAACCAGTACGAAAATTGGAGCTTGCCCTGTTTCTGTGGCATCCACTGCAGTTTTATATGCTAAAGAAAGGATGTCCGAAAATCCTCGCGTATTAATTATTGGCACTGGGCAAGTGGGCAGTTTAGTAGCAAAGCATGCGAAAACTCTTTCATCGCGTCCATTAATGATTGTCAGTAGAAATTTTGAAAATGCCAAACGTCTTGCAAATGAAGTTTGTGGTATTGCAGGAAGTTTAGAACAATTAACTGAATATTTGTCGCAAGCGGATATAATAATTTCTTCAACTTCGAGTCAAAGGCCGATAATTTCTTTAGAAACGGTCGAGAATATTTCTCATAAAATTTTGCTAATTGATTTAGCCGTGCCACGCGATGTTGCGCCAGATGTCGCTAAGCATCCATGTGTGACGCTGTGCCAGTTGGATCAGTTAAAAGCAGCGATACAACAACATGTTCATATGCGCGCACATGCAGCAATGCAGGCTGAACTCTTGATAGAGGAAAGTGCGCGAGATTTTATGCTTTCATTACGCACGATGAATGCCGATGAAATCATCACGCAATATCGTACGGTGATGGAGGCTCATTGCGATATTGAGTTGCAAAAAGCGTTAAAAGCTAATCAGTATGGTGAAGCAACGGAGTTGGTGTTAAAAGATTTTTCTCGAAAATTAATCAACAAAATGATGCATCTTCCTTGTGTTCAACTTCGGCAAGCGAGCGTGGATGGGCGCCAAGATTTTATTCTTTTGGCTTCTGAGCTGTTAGGTGTCCAAAAAGGGATAAAATTATGA
- the prfA gene encoding peptide chain release factor 1, with product MRESLQNKLNFLIERHEELGNMLNLNEVMNDQNKFREFSKEYAQLEPVVVAYKHYQGCEGEIASLEEMLNEQDVEIKQMAESELPEARNRKEKLAEQLQYLLLPRDQNDRRNIYLEVRAGTGGDEAALFAGDLSRMYIRYTERMGWRAEIVNASEGEHGGYKEIILRISGQDVYAKLKFESGGHRVQRVPTTESQGRIHTSACTVAVLPEADELDEINITPADLKVDTYRSSGAGGQHVNTTDSAIRITHLPTGIIVECQDERSQHKNRAKAMAVLQSKILLAQQQKQQQEISDARRSLVGSGDRSERIRTYNFPQGRLTDHRINLTLYKLSGIMEGELGDVIEPLVHEHQADLLASLAEEKY from the coding sequence ATGAGAGAGTCATTACAAAACAAATTAAATTTTTTAATTGAACGTCATGAAGAATTGGGAAATATGTTAAATCTCAATGAAGTCATGAATGATCAAAATAAATTTCGAGAGTTTTCAAAAGAATATGCGCAGTTAGAGCCGGTGGTTGTTGCTTATAAGCACTATCAAGGCTGTGAAGGAGAAATTGCTAGTTTAGAAGAGATGTTGAACGAGCAAGATGTTGAAATAAAACAAATGGCAGAAAGTGAATTGCCAGAAGCTAGGAATCGAAAAGAAAAACTTGCGGAACAATTACAATATTTATTATTGCCTCGCGATCAAAATGATAGAAGAAATATTTATTTGGAAGTCAGAGCGGGAACGGGCGGTGATGAGGCAGCTCTTTTTGCAGGCGATCTAAGTCGTATGTATATTCGTTACACCGAACGCATGGGCTGGCGCGCTGAAATTGTTAATGCGAGTGAGGGTGAACATGGTGGTTATAAAGAAATTATTTTGCGTATCAGTGGCCAAGATGTTTATGCTAAATTAAAATTTGAGTCTGGTGGGCATCGCGTGCAACGTGTTCCAACCACGGAATCTCAAGGGAGAATTCATACTTCTGCTTGTACAGTGGCTGTATTGCCAGAAGCGGATGAATTGGATGAAATTAATATTACGCCAGCTGATTTGAAGGTCGATACGTATCGATCTTCGGGCGCGGGTGGTCAGCACGTGAATACCACTGATTCTGCGATACGAATTACCCATCTTCCAACAGGGATTATTGTTGAATGTCAGGATGAGCGTTCACAGCATAAGAATCGCGCTAAAGCGATGGCAGTGCTGCAGTCGAAAATTTTATTGGCACAACAACAAAAACAACAACAAGAAATTTCCGATGCGCGACGCAGTTTAGTGGGTAGTGGCGATCGTTCAGAGCGCATTCGTACGTATAATTTTCCGCAGGGGCGATTAACAGACCATAGGATTAACTTAACCTTGTATAAACTTTCTGGAATTATGGAAGGTGAGTTAGGTGATGTGATCGAGCCGCTAGTGCACGAACATCAAGCGGATTTGTTGGCTTCGCTTGCAGAAGAGAAATACTAG